Proteins found in one Sorghum bicolor cultivar BTx623 chromosome 1, Sorghum_bicolor_NCBIv3, whole genome shotgun sequence genomic segment:
- the LOC8080537 gene encoding expansin-A12: protein MARKVDLCRLLVAAVAACLAATTVRAGWQRGSATFYGGANAAGTMGGACGYGNLYSAGYGTDTAALSLAMFNGGAACGECYQVKCDQQNSRWCKPGVTVTVTATNLCPADYSQPSNDGGWCNPPRQHFDMSQPSWEKIGVYSGGIVPVFYQRVSCSRTGGVRFTINGNRYFKLVLIFNVAGPGSISAVQIKGSSTGWITMSRNWGANWQANSDLTRQSISFRVTATNGRFLEFYNVAGSNWQLGQTFTNGQNFY, encoded by the exons ATGGCGCGCAAGGTCGACCTGTGCCGCCTGCTCGTGGCTGCCGTAGCAGCCTGCCTCGCCGCGACGACGGTCCGGGCCGGGTGGCAGAGAGGCTCGGCGACGTTCTACGGCGGGGCCAACGCCGCCGGCACAATGG GTGGCGCGTGCGGGTATGGCAACCTGTACTCGGCGGGGTACGGCACGGACACGGCGGCGCTGAGCTTGGCGATGTTCAACGGCGGCGCGGCGTGCGGGGAGTGCTACCAGGTGAAGTGCGACCAGCAGAACAGCCGGTGGTGCAAGCCGGGCGTGACGGTGACCGTCACCGCCACCAACCTGTGCCCGGCCGACTACTCCCAGCCCAGCAACGACGGCGGGTGGTGCAACCCGCCGCGGCAGCACTTCGACATGTCCCAGCCGTCGTGGGAGAAGATCGGCGTCTACAGCGGCGGCATCGTCCCGGTCTTCTACCAGAGGGTGTCCTGCTCCAGGACCGGCGGCGTGCGCTTCACCATCAACGGCAACAGGTACTTCAAGCTCGTGCTCATCTTCAACGTCGCCGGGCCGGGGTCCATCAGCGCGGTGCAGATCAAGGGCTCGTCCACGGGGTGGATCACCATGTCCCGGAACTGGGGCGCCAACTGGCAGGCCAACAGCGACCTCACCAGGCAGAGCATCTCCTTCCGTGTCACCGCCACCAACGGCAGGTTCCTCGAGTTCTACAACGTCGCCGGATCCAACTGGCAGCTGGGCCAGACCTTCACCAACGGCCAAAATTTCTactag
- the LOC8080538 gene encoding uncharacterized protein LOC8080538 isoform X1, whose product MEEAVEDIVIAGAGLAGLATALGLHRKGVRCLVLESSPTLRASGFAFNTWTNAFRALDALGVGDKIREHHLLYERMIAFSAATGEAAAEVSLKIQGKSGPHEIRCVKRDFLLQTLANELPEGTIRYSSKLAAMEEDDGSVKTLHLADGSIIKAKVVIGCDGVNSVVAKWLGLPKPILSGRSATRGLAEYPAGHGFGPEILQFIGHGFRSGVLPCSDTSVYWNYTWYPSPADGDAEESVAKMRSHVVGKLRGAKIPAEALEVIERSEMSDVASSPLRFRSPLALVRGSISRGGVCVAGDALHPMTPELGQGGCAALEDGVVLARCLGEAFSHGHGHDEQDEGRRFTAALEKYAEARRWRSIQLITAAYVVGFIQQSNNAVIRFLRDKFLSRLLSKTLVAMADYDCGTL is encoded by the exons ATGGAGGAGGCCGTGGAGGACATCGTCATTGCCGGCGCGGGCCTCGCCGGCCTCGCGACGGCGCTCGGGTTACACAG GAAAGGGGTGCGGTGCCTGGTGCTGGAGTCGTCGCCGACGCTGCGCGCGTCAGGGTTCGCGTTCAACACGTGGACCAACGCCTTCCGCGCCCTCGATGCCCTCGGCGTTGGGGACAAGATCCGGGAGCACCATTTGCTCTACGAGAG GATGATTGCCTTCTCTGCAGCTACAGGTGAAGCTGCTGCAGAAGTAAGCTTAAAGATTCAGGGCAAAAG CGGGCCACACGAAATCCGGTGCGTGAAGCGGGACTTCCTGCTGCAGACGCTCGCCAACGAGCTGCCCGAGGGCACCATCAGGTACTCGTCCAAGCTTGCCGCCATGGAGGAAGACGACGGCAGCGTGAAGACCCTGCACTTGGCAGATGGTTCCATCATAAAGGCCAAGGTCGTGATAGGGTGCGACGGCGTGAACTCGGTGGTGGCCAAGTGGCTGGGCCTCCCGAAGCCGATCCTCTCGGGCCGCTCCGCCACCAGGGGCCTCGCCGAGTACCCGGCGGGCCACGGCTTCGGCCCGGAGATCCTGCAGTTCATCGGCCATGGCTTCCGCTCCGGCGTGCTCCCCTGCTCCGACACCTCCGTCTACTGGAACTACACCTGGTACCCTTCCCCGGCGGACGGGGACGCCGAGGAGAGCGTGGCCAAGATGCGGAGCCACGTGGTCGGCAAGCTGCGGGGCGCCAAGATCCCGGCGGAGGCGCTGGAGGTGATCGAGCGGAGCGAGATGAGCGACGTGGCGTCGTCGCCGCTGCGGTTCCGGTCCCCGCTGGCGCTGGTCCGCGGAAGCATCAGCCGGGGCGGCGTGTGCGTGGCGGGCGACGCGCTGCACCCGATGACGCCGGAGCTCGGGCAGGGCGGGTGCGCCGCGCTCGAGGACGGCGTCGTCCTGGCCCGGTGCCTTGGCGAGGCCTTcagccacggccacggccacgacGAGCAGGATGAGGGGCGGCGGTtcacggcggcgctggagaagtACGCGGAGGCGAGGCGGTGGCGCAGCATCCAGCTGATCACGGCCGCCTACGTCGTCGGCTTCATCCAGCAGAGCAACAACGCCGTGATCAGGTTCCTCAGGGACAAGTTCCTGTCTAGACTGCTGTCCAAGACGCTAGTCGCCATGGCGGACTACGACTGTGGCACGCTATGA
- the LOC8080538 gene encoding uncharacterized protein LOC8080538 isoform X2, producing the protein MPSALGTRSGSTICSTRATGEAAAEVSLKIQGKSGPHEIRCVKRDFLLQTLANELPEGTIRYSSKLAAMEEDDGSVKTLHLADGSIIKAKVVIGCDGVNSVVAKWLGLPKPILSGRSATRGLAEYPAGHGFGPEILQFIGHGFRSGVLPCSDTSVYWNYTWYPSPADGDAEESVAKMRSHVVGKLRGAKIPAEALEVIERSEMSDVASSPLRFRSPLALVRGSISRGGVCVAGDALHPMTPELGQGGCAALEDGVVLARCLGEAFSHGHGHDEQDEGRRFTAALEKYAEARRWRSIQLITAAYVVGFIQQSNNAVIRFLRDKFLSRLLSKTLVAMADYDCGTL; encoded by the exons ATGCCCTCGGCGTTGGGGACAAGATCCGGGAGCACCATTTGCTCTACGAGAG CTACAGGTGAAGCTGCTGCAGAAGTAAGCTTAAAGATTCAGGGCAAAAG CGGGCCACACGAAATCCGGTGCGTGAAGCGGGACTTCCTGCTGCAGACGCTCGCCAACGAGCTGCCCGAGGGCACCATCAGGTACTCGTCCAAGCTTGCCGCCATGGAGGAAGACGACGGCAGCGTGAAGACCCTGCACTTGGCAGATGGTTCCATCATAAAGGCCAAGGTCGTGATAGGGTGCGACGGCGTGAACTCGGTGGTGGCCAAGTGGCTGGGCCTCCCGAAGCCGATCCTCTCGGGCCGCTCCGCCACCAGGGGCCTCGCCGAGTACCCGGCGGGCCACGGCTTCGGCCCGGAGATCCTGCAGTTCATCGGCCATGGCTTCCGCTCCGGCGTGCTCCCCTGCTCCGACACCTCCGTCTACTGGAACTACACCTGGTACCCTTCCCCGGCGGACGGGGACGCCGAGGAGAGCGTGGCCAAGATGCGGAGCCACGTGGTCGGCAAGCTGCGGGGCGCCAAGATCCCGGCGGAGGCGCTGGAGGTGATCGAGCGGAGCGAGATGAGCGACGTGGCGTCGTCGCCGCTGCGGTTCCGGTCCCCGCTGGCGCTGGTCCGCGGAAGCATCAGCCGGGGCGGCGTGTGCGTGGCGGGCGACGCGCTGCACCCGATGACGCCGGAGCTCGGGCAGGGCGGGTGCGCCGCGCTCGAGGACGGCGTCGTCCTGGCCCGGTGCCTTGGCGAGGCCTTcagccacggccacggccacgacGAGCAGGATGAGGGGCGGCGGTtcacggcggcgctggagaagtACGCGGAGGCGAGGCGGTGGCGCAGCATCCAGCTGATCACGGCCGCCTACGTCGTCGGCTTCATCCAGCAGAGCAACAACGCCGTGATCAGGTTCCTCAGGGACAAGTTCCTGTCTAGACTGCTGTCCAAGACGCTAGTCGCCATGGCGGACTACGACTGTGGCACGCTATGA
- the LOC8080539 gene encoding cinnamoyl-CoA reductase 2, whose product MASQLPRVCVTGGGGFIASWLVKLLLSRGYAVHATLRDPKNAHLKKLDRAPENLHLFKADVLDCETLTPAVQGCQGVFHLATPVPEDKILHPDVHKVVVMSSNAAVTSNPNWPQDRLKDESCWSDTEFCKEKEDWYSVAKTLAEQEASEYARNNGLNVVALCPPYVFGPLLQSSVNTSSKLLIYVIKGGPDVMTNRMWDVVDVRDVADALLLLYENDRSSGRYICSPNRVCTRDLVDLLKKMYPDVVDADHAGPPLSSQKLKDLGWEPRKLESTLSDSVQSYEKAGLLQGNPCRLPFLIRAWL is encoded by the exons ATGGCGTCGCAGCTGCCACGAGTGTGCGTCACTGGAGGCGGCGGGTTCATCGCCTCCTGGCTCGTGAAGCTGCTCCTCTCCCGTGGCTATGCCGTCCATGCCACTCTCC GTGATCCAAAGAATGCCCATCTGAAGAAGCTGGATAGAGCCCCAGAGAATCTGCATCTGTTCAAGGCTGATGTGCTGGACTGCGAGACTCTGACGCCCGCAGTTCAAGGATGTCAGGGAGTCTTCCATCTTGCCACTCCGGTGCCTGAAGATAAGATTCTTCATCCTGAC GTTCACAAAGTTGTTGTGATGTCCTCCAATGCTGCTGTTACTTCCAACCCGAATTGGCCTCAAGATAGACTCAAAGATGAGAGTTGCTGGTCAGACACAGAGTTCTGCAAGGAGAAGGAG GACTGGTATTCTGTTGCCAAGACTCTGGCTGAACAAGAAGCCTCGGAATATGCACGTAACAATGGACTAAATGTTGTTGCACTGTGCCCTCCTTATGTTTTTGGTCCACTGTTGCAGTCTTCAGTGAACACAAGCAGCAAACTCCTCATCTATGTTATAAAAG GAGGTCCTGATGTGATGACCAACAGAATGTGGGACGTAGTAGACGTCCGTGATGTGGCCGATGCTCTGCTCCTGTTGTACGAGAATGATCGGTCATCAGGGAGATACATTTGCTCGCCGAATCGCGTTTGCACGAGGGATTTGGTGGACCTGTTGAAGAAGATGTACCCAGA CGTCGTCGATGCTGACCATGCAGGACCACCTTTATCTAGTCAGAAGCTGAAGGATCTGGGTTGGGAACCAAGGAAGCTGGAATCGACGCTCTCAGACAGCGTCCAGTCATATGAAAAGGCAGGGCTTCTCCAGGGGAATCCTTGTCGCCTCCCCTTTCTCATTCGTGCGTGGCTGTAG